One genomic region from Nilaparvata lugens isolate BPH chromosome 3, ASM1435652v1, whole genome shotgun sequence encodes:
- the LOC120350607 gene encoding uncharacterized protein LOC120350607 translates to MSSRSIRRILHEHLFFHPYKIMIVQKLNAADFLNRKNCCKEMLQRIPAMATLFCSDEAHFHLCGAVNKQNFRYWAANNPRQLHERPLNSPKVTVWCAVSQFGVIGPYFFEDDNIAVTVTSERYVTMLQTFLQPKLEELAEEQDLGEIWFQQDGATAHTARISMDLLREMFPGRLISLRGDVKWPARSPDLSVCDFFLYPLPQRKGFQTSPTHFGRA, encoded by the exons ATGTCCAGCCGTTCAATTAGGAGGATTCTTCATGAACATTTGTTTTTTCATCCATATAAA atcATGATTGTGCAAAAATTAAATGCCGCCGATTTTTTGAACCGTAAAAATTGTTGCAAGGAAATGCTTCAACGCATCCCGGCAATGGCGACTCTTTTCTGCAGTGACGAGGCTCATTTTCATCTGTGTGGAGCTGTCAACAAACAAAACTTCCGGTACTGGGCAGCAAATAACCCTCGACAACTTCatgaaagaccacttaattcaCCAAAAGTGACAGTTTGGTGTGCCGTTTCTCAATTTGGAGTGATAGGGCCATACTTCTTCGAAGATGACAACATCGCCGTCACTGTCACCTCCGAGCGTTATGTCACAATGTTACAAACGTTTTTGCAACCCAAATTGGAAGAACTTGCTGAGGAACAAGACTTGGGGGAAATATGGTTTCAGCAGGATGGGGCTACAGCCCACACAGCGCGCATTTCAATGGATTTGTTGAGAGAAATGTTCCCAGGGCGACTTATCTCTCTGAGGGGGGACGTGAAGTGGCCGGCACGCTCACCCGATTTGAGTGTCTGTGACTTTTTCCTGTACCCCCTACCTCAAAGAAAAGGTTTTCAAACATCGCCCACACACTTTGGAAGAGCTTAA